One Candidatus Poribacteria bacterium genomic window carries:
- the fliF gene encoding flagellar M-ring protein FliF — MRNFFTRLGTEIQNLWNGLVLWQRAALVAGCVLILALIVGLVISLQPQYEQLYTNLSDSDRTLIEQRLTEEGIRYEADDTQNAIRVLPKDKDRARMLLAREGIPHARNEGYALFDRQRLGATEFEQRLNYQRALEEELENAIRTVEGVREARVHLVLPKPTVFTEREKPPKAAVLLTLKDKPIVPEEVQGIVHLVANAVEGLDQENVVVSDSTGKTISKRYDAMSILNEEQKEKIDLEERTREEKILDALWTAYGNKVDGRAITAVATAHVTADISHDAVETETTQYQPETVVSKEHIVSESATGVAAPAAGIAGVTSNILGAGALSPEGDYSREESTTEYQAGMTKEVRRMTPQLKNLSTAVLVNLQVLENPTPNTPAFDEETRKIRNIINGAVGYDATVTDGVIREPQVEFLSFAPLGPPLTPPVPRPWWQNPLWLLVIAAALLALLLLALLVKPRLFPQREEGLLTEPPIEESALPTGDDEIASALEDQRHQLEQDVLERERRRRRRQELIDLAAADPESIEKVLRQWADS, encoded by the coding sequence ATGCGGAACTTCTTTACGAGACTCGGGACCGAGATCCAGAATCTCTGGAACGGTCTCGTGCTCTGGCAGCGAGCTGCTCTCGTCGCCGGATGCGTCCTGATCCTCGCCCTGATCGTCGGACTCGTCATCTCGCTCCAGCCTCAGTACGAGCAGCTCTATACGAACCTGTCCGATTCCGATCGCACGCTCATCGAGCAGCGGCTTACCGAGGAAGGCATCCGCTACGAAGCGGATGACACGCAGAACGCGATCCGGGTTCTCCCCAAGGACAAGGACCGCGCCCGCATGCTGCTCGCCCGCGAGGGGATTCCCCACGCGCGGAACGAGGGCTACGCCCTGTTCGACCGGCAGCGTCTGGGGGCGACCGAGTTCGAGCAGCGGCTGAACTACCAGCGCGCCCTCGAAGAAGAGCTCGAGAACGCCATCCGGACCGTCGAAGGCGTGCGAGAAGCGCGCGTCCATCTGGTGCTTCCCAAGCCGACCGTCTTCACGGAACGCGAGAAGCCGCCGAAGGCGGCGGTTCTGCTGACCCTCAAGGACAAGCCCATCGTACCGGAAGAAGTGCAGGGCATCGTCCACCTGGTCGCCAACGCCGTCGAAGGACTCGATCAGGAGAACGTCGTCGTCAGCGACTCGACGGGCAAGACGATCTCCAAGCGCTACGACGCGATGAGCATCCTGAACGAGGAGCAGAAGGAAAAGATCGACCTCGAGGAGCGCACGCGCGAGGAGAAGATCCTCGACGCCCTCTGGACGGCATACGGCAACAAGGTGGACGGACGCGCCATCACCGCCGTGGCGACGGCGCACGTCACCGCCGACATCAGCCACGACGCCGTCGAGACGGAGACGACCCAGTACCAGCCGGAGACGGTCGTTTCGAAGGAACACATCGTCTCGGAGAGCGCGACCGGCGTCGCCGCGCCAGCGGCGGGCATCGCAGGGGTCACGTCGAACATCCTCGGAGCCGGAGCCCTCAGCCCAGAAGGCGACTACAGCCGCGAAGAGAGCACGACCGAGTACCAAGCGGGGATGACGAAGGAAGTCCGCCGGATGACTCCCCAGCTCAAGAACCTCTCGACGGCGGTTCTGGTGAACCTCCAAGTCCTAGAGAACCCGACGCCCAATACGCCCGCGTTCGACGAAGAGACGCGCAAGATTCGGAACATCATCAATGGCGCGGTCGGATACGACGCGACGGTGACCGACGGCGTCATTCGCGAACCGCAGGTGGAGTTCCTGAGCTTCGCCCCGTTGGGGCCCCCGTTGACCCCTCCGGTTCCCAGACCCTGGTGGCAGAATCCTCTCTGGCTCCTCGTGATCGCAGCGGCGCTGCTGGCGCTTCTGCTGCTCGCGCTGCTCGTGAAGCCCAGGCTCTTCCCCCAGCGCGAGGAAGGGCTGCTTACCGAGCCTCCCATCGAGGAGTCCGCGCTGCCCACGGGCGACGACGAGATCGCCAGCGCTCTGGAAGACCAGCGCCACCAGTTAGAACAGGACGTCCTGGAACGCGAACGGCGACGACGACGACGGCAGGAGCTCATCGACCTCGCCGCCGCCGATCCCGAATCCATCGAGAAGGTCCTGCGCCAGTGGGCGGATTCCTAG
- the fliE gene encoding flagellar hook-basal body complex protein FliE: MPLPEESGRLREALGSRIPSGQEGRTADGKSFLDTLEESIQQVNNLQEQANQAIDDLATGESKDVAQTMLAVQKASLSFQMMTQVRNKIVQAYEDVMRMPM; this comes from the coding sequence ATGCCGTTGCCGGAAGAGAGCGGACGGCTTCGCGAAGCCCTGGGGAGCCGCATTCCCTCCGGGCAGGAGGGGCGAACCGCCGACGGCAAGTCGTTCCTCGACACGCTCGAGGAATCGATCCAGCAGGTGAACAATCTCCAGGAACAGGCGAATCAAGCGATCGATGACCTGGCGACCGGTGAGAGCAAAGACGTCGCCCAGACGATGCTCGCTGTGCAGAAGGCGAGCCTCTCTTTCCAGATGATGACCCAAGTGCGCAACAAGATCGTCCAGGCGTACGAAGACGTCATGCGCATGCCGATGTAG